The following are from one region of the Ischnura elegans chromosome X, ioIscEleg1.1, whole genome shotgun sequence genome:
- the LOC124171303 gene encoding piggyBac transposable element-derived protein 4-like — protein MSRKRFHFILQSLRFDDKATRSDRKLLDKLAPVREVFDIFVQNCRESYSLGEYVTIDEMLSKFRGRCAFRQYIPSKPGKYGIKIFSLADSKTFYTGNLEVYVGKQPEGPFYVSNSANDVVKRLVRPIAHSGRNITADNWFTSYELVLDLLKANLTYVGTVRKNKRQLPPSFTSPVGREPFTTRFGFDRHCTLVSYIPKPRKNVILISSMHHDSTIDETTGNSNKPEIVTFYNATKSGVDVVDKLCATYSVARNTKRWPMTIFYTMLNVAAINAQVIYLVNNKESSHAILKRRHFIKVLAQELTKEHLQKRSHVVNLPRELRKRTLAISEKDKETEHNESSTYRIPE, from the coding sequence atgtctcgtaagcgcttccactttattttacaaaGCCTTCGGTTTGATGACAAAGCAACTAGAAGCGATAGGAAGCTATTAGATAAGCTTGCACCTGTTAGAGaggtttttgatatatttgttcaaaattgccgtgaaagttattctttgggagaatacgtaactattgatgaaatgctatcaaaattcagaggaagatgtgcatttaggcaatacatcccgagtaaaccaggaaaatatggaattaagatattttctctagcagattctaaaacattttacacaGGGAACTTAGAAGTATACGTTGGGAAGCAGCCGGAAGGCCCATTTTACGTTAGTAACAGTGCCAATGATGTTGTAAAAAGGTTGGTTAGACCGATTGCTCACAGTGGTCGCAATATAACCGCCGATAATTGGTTTACCAGTTATGAGCTAGTTTTAGACCTACTCAAAGCTAACCTTACGTATGTAGGAACAGTAAGGAAGAATAAACGGCAGCTTCCACCCAGTTTTACATCCCCTGTCGGTCGAGAACCATTTACAACTCGTTTTGGATTTGATAGGCATTGCACATTGGTATCATACATACCAAAGccacgaaaaaatgtaattttaatatcttcaatgcatcatgattccacaatcgatgaaacaacagggaattcgaataagccagagatcgtgacattttacaatgcaactaaaTCTGGCGTTGATGTAGTTGATAAATTATGCGCGACTTACTCAGTAGCAAGAAACACCAAAAGGTGGCCGATGACTATATTTTATACCATGCTCAATGTGGCAGCAATAAATGCTCAGGTTATTTACCTTGTAAACAACAAAGAGAGttctcatgcaattttgaaaagaaggcattttatcaaagtccttgcgcaagaactaactaaagagcacctgcaaaaacgtagtcacgtggtaaatttaccgagggaattgagaaaaagaactttagccattagtgagaaagacaaagaaactgaacataatgagtcaagtac